One Plasmodium cynomolgi strain B DNA, chromosome 12, whole genome shotgun sequence genomic region harbors:
- a CDS encoding hypothetical protein (putative) — protein sequence MLIQKFFSLVPAEDKKLENLVNELAQSKKNIKKIQNYGAKERSADSSIHKDDVNQKVEKLVITSAGSRRNESEKDKWCSFRQKKNNAKKGSPSLSQKYKKTTFDFSKDSKAIKWDPPTSDKFDLSSVKENELFQRIFKTVERENIKSKNEKLKSKSEKLKHLKNNLGNQNEHVKSKNVNEENKDQQTELISKFRKVLSDKKKTYATLKIRTRSFGKEHASFSPFPDNAVECYNMHYSRKGESCKNGLWGEVDEKTEEREKRKEHTKIQRMEHPYQNGQDRIAKGTAHRSSHNQKGCSSSKINQNDLINAERGNTSHYFTKRCNAPRQKGHRNEDTYRQFENRSVMEEETSLKGKKLPPNWEAKSSRSSSSGNKSQGQYYIRSCSSNFSVPSSNNYKKCKNSLSAAKQKDKMCEQVNDDRRGRRGRKDNHGKKKEKKSANTRDNKLCNHKNKRSHTCRYIFRNAYTLPRRVSKYKSLHRRLHLIDDPMGGHHFPKCDNSFGKKFQFLVVKKKRKKINMTIFAKTKIEKHMHATSGGIHTLQEKSPNSRSEYANSVKEDCHSYSPIRSIEHTRENSNGCKGDQFYHNMVTSCESELKNHEDNSNNEDEKNSSHFKENNKSSLAEKGLHNMSDYGIFPHNNSDTHRDRLSTNGKEGDQMHEMKAKVCALKDEDKAQNTCIDSKRWKNMGESKIKIQDRIIEKERISFNCAPKKEANLNNSNGEIADLLSHATGNTISRSNTTSNTPYERVLGGDFDEPTEKLRRGNNSIMGHSIVAERGTDDLWKNSNPVKLNRKGSELPHKGENIELGKQRKKGSANCISTDLHDDTHSDVHTDQQGNNHGKEHILQEILSFYTRYKNKLNFLLQEEYNYLCRLRDYVRKNAQESEEVKNGDSAKGTSTHECCERDNVLINELVHQINNCISEKNKLHNSCDEEEVSTNQIKKRDCRKGKENFMYHLYKDDADVHKICVQTNKRIKRIEYYLNQSEKKCLGKNNSITKREAPPFVKSSSSDRSSNKSELFCKDSSVESNKPDCPFRRADMTNLRNRGEEMNHMRLRKRNSPSWRGSIMTKRRMSKKDSICAAMNKKVLVRKKGSFEKGHCSKTHFKYELLYRIKVSKYLLHNWTKLGGHYSASSNYLLRSLKCAAANGFHLYDKNELHFKGSLCLFNYKPCLHHFKANTFYCYFLCEKERGNFRKRLSNAPNRAIDPIYEHAQNFDQRECSNYLNCTDGYKVGKNNKTYWNVPRDRENKERKIFTLPTPICEHNFLVTRTNSNCSHISCSPFCGGESLTYTDFTGSMMKHAINSIPCSGGKYITKKESDSFASTNLRWNQKSTPDLCGTTWRGKRNTEEGATCESSTHRMTNSKWATSTSSYITQTGGKNKPLKNDTPTSSSLHHVNINLNPANVCYVSPNLLSDKDKREQLYDNTEGRKGCMQSLNSIKSLGIKNGSTLNGKLICEQNYPFEKHLTRLSHHIGGSKKKNFASTNENNYLTNSIPVEQLSAHFNVSDKCRSGGENAEWLSFPNGGCTTEYPPRSECYINVYENNCDTNDSLEKRKNMYQLNCSYDNIVNSLCTSRGKIAQGNVGTNKNCKKEGKYKKGEKYKKEEKHKKEEKYKKQSNVINDEEGQNGNDNLSKLLVDNFNEVREHNRDSNTPSRRNDKCQLVPQVGNNIPRENFNVNKSDCSATADAMEKHYVDLLTNGDNHSRYIGAKLKKKKQKTNNIPHAERDENENTPIQNVHWFEKEKKKGNSPEKELTQGETHATQMHHIGRDRKGVGAAICSARSGQQNGQLSPPSDATNCNYKRENHDLDKNFNFEKRESYDFFDNEVDTFDRVMREENSKPLNTHRGVSQNEIKAKWQELKRGDYNPEEYSNFTNSLNGKREENYFFTSCNEKHNLRKLKYDISEHIYGDTPLNWNPSSSTPQKGTIHAKEYTTQKEDSPRMVKHGERGSVLMSDDNTVKTEYNEKINDHFNQSHFSDFYNSNSFSQSFNFTDQDWAVRGNSNCDSISQNFINTNKLDQIIEKIKKWNEQISNDVNYIQCLFCDKYLFKVENHHDMDILNSSINESIRREKYTCAICKHKIKTLSKYNDEVKIGEQVDTQKGEYFEGKLMDGKKYISHNAEGVVDFLKTEKLENSLDITCSGSNKIPTSIPTDASLSSDVLKKGAYHSGRKSESGNALRENCPFAANCGIDDPPQFAKGGPEKQAHSFHNRNLSYPRGFAIFDDTAGNGPRGSNMDSGLFHFEEVHPKSGRDSDSGEAIDSKSTGSSGENLMHTCSVDNEMTIQERGKFDQMDATEGRQFEHTHGDEDDNDDEDDNEDEDANEDDDADEQGDAERGGVTYKKGQNRW from the exons ATGCTCATACAGAAATTCTTTTCTCTCGTTCCAGcggaagacaaaaaattggaaaa ccTTGTAAATGAGCTAGCCCAATCTAAAAAGAACATcaagaaaatacaaaattatggAGCAAAGGAGAGAAGCGCGGACAGTTCCATTCATAAAGATGATGTCAATCAAAAGGTAGAAAAGTTAGTTATCACATCAGCTGGTTCCAGGCGAAATGAAAGCGAGAAGGACAAATGGTGCAGCTTTaggcagaagaagaacaatGCCAAGAAAGGTTCGCCCAGCTTGTcccaaaaatataaaaaaactacGTTCGATTTTAGCAAAGATAGTAAGGCAATCAAATGGGACCCCCCCACCAGCGATAAGTTCGATTTGTCCAGCGTCAAAGAAAATGAACTTTTCCAAAGGATTTTTAAAACGGttgaaagagaaaatataaaaagtaagaatgaaaaattaaaaagcaaaagtgaaaaactgaaacatttgaaaaacaatttagggaaccaaaatgaacatgtaaaaagcaaaaatgtgaatgaagaaaataaagacCAACAAACAGAATTAATAAGCAAATTTAGGAAAGTTTTGAGTGATAAGAAGAAGACATATGCTACTTTGAAAATCAGGACTAGAAGTTTTGGGAAGGAACACGCgtccttttccccctttcccgACAACGCTGTCGAATGCTATAACATGCACTACAGTCGTAAAGGCGAAAGTTGTAAAAACGGTTTATGGGGCGAAGTTGATGAGAAAACCGaagaaagggagaaaagaaaagagcaTACGAAAATACAAAGGATGGAACACCCATACCAAAATGGCCAAGACAGAATCGCAAAAGGGACAGCCCACAGGAGTAGCCACAACCAGAAAGGATGTTCCTCCAGCAAGATTAATCAAAATGATTTAATAAATGCAGAACGAGGAAATACTTCCCATTATTTCACTAAACGGTGTAATGCACCCCGACAAAAGGGGCACCGAAATGAAGACACTTACCGCCAATTTGAAAACCGATCCGTTATGGAAGAGGAAACTTCTCtgaaaggcaaaaaattgccaccCAATTGGGAGGCAAAAAGCAGTCGTAGTAGCAGTAGTGGCAATAAGTCACAAGGTCAATATTACATACGCTCTTGTAGCAGCAATTTTTCTGTGCCAAGTAgtaataattacaaaaaatgtaaaaacagCCTCAGCGCTGCTAAGCAAAAGGACAAAATGTGCGAACAAGTCAATGACGACAGAAGAGGTAGAAGGGGACGTAAAGACAatcatgggaaaaaaaaagaaaaaaaatcagccaACACTCGGGATAACAAATTAtgtaatcataaaaataaacgtagTCATACCTGTAGGTACATTTTTCGAAATGCTTATACACTCCCCAGAAGGGTATCAAAATACAAGTCACTCCATCGCAGACTGCATTTAATTGACGATCCAATGGGGGGACATCATTTCCCCAAATGTGACAACTCCTTCGGTAAGAAATTCCAATTCTTAGtggtaaaaaagaagaggaaaaaaataaacatgaCAATTTTTGCCAAAACGAAGATAGAAAAGCATATGCATGCAACAAGTGGAGGAATTCATACACTCCAAGAGAAGTCTCCGAACTCCCGAAGTGAATATGCCAACAGCGTAAAGGAGGACTGCCATAGCTACTCACCAATTAGGTCCATTGAACACACTAGAGAAAACTCAAACGGTTGCAAAGGTGATCAATTTTACCACAACATGGTTACATCGTGTGAGAGCGAATTGAAGAACCACGAAGATAATTCCAATAATGAGGATGAAAAGAACTCAAGCCACTTTAAAGAAAACAACAAAAGTAGCCTCGCTGAAAAAGGCTTGCATAACATGAGCGATTATGGAATATTCCCTCATAATAATAGTGACACACATAGGGATAGATTAAGCACAAATGGCAAAGAAGGTGATCAAATGCACGAAATGAAAGCCAAAGTGTGTGCCCTTAAAGATGAAGACAAAGCACAAAACACATGTATTGACTctaaaaggtggaaaaacaTGGGggaaagtaaaataaaaatacaagaTAGAATAATTGAAAAGGAACGGATTTCATTTAATTGtgcaccaaaaaaagaagcaaactTAAACAACTCGAACGGCGAAATTGCGGATCTGTTAAGTCATGCAACGGGAAACACAATAAGCAGAAGCAACACCACAAGTAACACCCCCTATGAAAGAGTACTTGGTGGAGACTTCGATGAACCAACTGAGAAGTTAAGAAGAGGGAACAACTCCATTATGGGCCATAGCATAGTAGCAGAAAGAGGCACAGATGATCTATGGAAAAACTCCAATCCAGTTAAGCTAAACAGAAAAGGGTCCGAATTGCCACATAAGGGGGAAAACATAGAGCTTGGAAAGcaacgcaaaaaaggaagtgcaAATTGTATAAGTACTGACCTGCATGATGACACGCACAGCGATGTGCACACTGATCAACAAGGCAACAACCATGGAAAGGAACATATCCTCCAAGAAATACTATCCTTCTACACTcgatataaaaataaactgaACTTTCTCCTGCAGGAggaatataattatttatgcaGGTTGAGGGACTACgttagaaaaaatgctcaagAATCAGAAGAAGTGAAGAATGGTGATTCAGCCAAGGGCACTTCCACACATGAGTGTTGCGAAAGAGACAACGTATTAATTAACGAACTTGTGCACCAGATAAATAACTGCATatcggaaaaaaataagttacacAATTCGtgcgatgaggaagaagttTCAACAAATCAGATTAAAAAACGCGAttgcagaaaaggaaaagaaaattttatgtatcaTCTATACAAAGACGACGCAGATGTGCACAAAATTTGTGTTCAAACAAACAAAAGAATTAAGCGAATTGAATATTATCTAAAtcaaagtgagaaaaaatgtttgggaaaaaacaatAGCATCACTAAGAGAGAAGCTCCTCCCTTTGTGAAAAGTTCATCAAGCGATCGTTCCTCAAATAAGAGCgaacttttttgcaaagacaGTTCGGTAGAAAGTAACAAACCTGATTGTCCTTTTCGACGCGCAGACATGACCAATCTGCGTAATCGTGGGGAAGAAATGAACCACATGAGgttaagaaaaagaaactccCCTTCTTGGAGGGGCTCAATAATGACAAAAAGGCGAATGAGCAAAAAAGATTCCATTTGTGCAGcaatgaataaaaaagtacttgtgcgaaaaaaaggaagtttcGAGAAAGGCCATTGTTcaaaaacacattttaaatacGAACTGCTCTACAGAATTAAGGTGTCTAAATATCTCCTACACAATTGGACAAAATTGGGAGGACATTATAGCGCCAGTTCGAATTATCTCTTAAGGAGCTTAAAATGTGCAGCAGCAAATGGCTTTCACctttatgataaaaatgaattgcaCTTTAAAGGGTCTCTTTGTCTTTTCAATTACAAGCCATGTTTGCACCACTTCAAAGCTAACACCTTTTATTGCTACTTTTTGTGTGAGAAAGAAAGAGGCAATTTTCGTAAAAGGCTTAGCAATGCACCCAATCGAGCAATAGATCCAATTTATGAACatgcacaaaattttgatcaAAGAGAATGCagcaattatttaaattgtaCAGATGGGTACAAAGTTGGGAAAAACAATAAGACATATTGGAATGTCCCAAGGGATAGGGAAAAtaaagagagaaaaatattcactTTGCCGACCCCAATTTGTGAACACAATTTTCTTGTAACAAGAACGAACTCGAACTGTAGCCACATCAGTTGTAGCCCTTTCTGTGGAGGGGAATCGCTTACCTATACGGATTTTACTGGCAGTATGATGAAGCACGCTATTAATAGTATCCCCTGCAGTGGGGGGAAATATATCACTAAGAAAGAGAGTGATAGTTTCGCTTCCACCAATTTGAGGTGGAATCAGAAAAGCACACCTGATTTATGTGGCACCACGTGGAGAGGAAAACGCAACACAGAAGAAGGAGCCACATGCGAGAGTTCTACTCACCGAATGACTAACTCCAAGTGGGCTACTTCGACATCATCATATATTAcacaaacggggggaaaaaacaagcCCCTCAAAAATGATACCCCCACGAGTAGCTCACTGCATCACGtgaacataaatttaaacCCAGCCAATGTTTGTTACGTAAGTCCTAATTTGTTAAGCGATAAAGACAAGCGCGAACAATTGTATGATAAtactgaaggaagaaaaggttgCATGCAGTCCCTTAACTCAATAAAATCGTTGGGCATTAAAAACGGGTCTACTTTAAATGGTAAACTTATATGTGAGCAAAATTATCCGTTTGAAAAACACCTCACGCGATTAAGTCACCACATAGGAGgttcaaaaaagaagaattttgCTTCAACAAATGAAAACAATTATCTGACAAATTCGATCCCTGTAGAACAGCTCAGTGCGCATTTTAACGTGAGTGATAAGTGTAGAAGCGGGGGGGAGAATGCAGAATGGTTGAGCTTCCCAAACGGGGGATGCACCACGGAGTATCCCCCACGAAGCGAATGCTACATCAATGTTTACGAAAACAATTGTGATACGAATGACAGCttggagaaaagaaaaaatatgtaccaGCTAAACTGCTCATACGACAATATTGTAAATTCACTGTGCACAAGCAGaggaaaaattgcacaagGAAATGTTGGAACGaacaaaaattgcaaaaaagagggaaaatacaaaaaaggggaaaaatacaaaaaagaggaaaaacacaaaaaagaggaaaaatacaaaaaacaGTCCAATGTAATTAACGATGAAGAaggtcaaaatggaaatgacAATCTGTCCAAGTTATTGGTAGACAATTTTAACGAAGTGCGTGAACACAATAGGGATAGCAACACCCCCAGTAGGAGGAACGATAAATGCCAGTTAGTCCCCCAAGTGGGGAACAACATTCCACGTGAGAATTTTAATGTAAACAAATCGGATTGCAGCGCTACGGCTGATGCAATGGAGAAGCACTATGTAGACTTGCTCACCAATGGTGACAATCACTCAAGGTATATAggagcaaaattaaaaaaaaaaaaacaaaaaacaaataacatTCCACATGCTGAGAGggacgaaaatgaaaacacgCCAATTCAAAACGTACACTGGttcgagaaggaaaaaaaaaaagggaactccCCAGAAAAGGAGCTAACACAGGGTGAGACACATGCAACGCAAATGCATCATATCGGAAGAGACCGCAAAGGAGTTGGCGCCGCGATATGCTCCGCACGAAGTGGTCAACAGAATGGACAGTTAAGTCCTCCTTCCGATGCAACAAACTGTAActataaaagggaaaatcaCGATCtggacaaaaattttaattttgaaaaaagggaaagttACGATTTCTTCGATAATGAGGTGGATACATTCGACAGAGTCATGCGGGAAGAAAATTCCAAACCGTTAAACACTCATCGGGGCGTAAGCCAAAATGAGATAAAGGCAAAATGGCAGGAACTAAAAAGGGGTGATTATAATCCAGAGGAATACTCAAATTTCACCAATTCGTTAAACGGAAAGAGggaggaaaattattttttcacttcatgCAACGAAAAACACAatttgagaaaattaaaatatgatatCAGCGAGCATATATACGGAGACACGCCTCTTAATTGGAACCCGTCCTCGAGCACCCCCCAAAAGGGGACAATTCACGCAAAGGAATATACGACGCAAAAAGAAGACTCCCCACGGATGGTCAAACATGGCGAGAGAGGCAGCGTCCTCATGAGTGATGACAATACAGTCAAGACAGAGtataacgaaaaaataaacgaccATTTTAACCAATCCCATTTTAGCGATTTTTACAACTCGAACAGTTTTTCTCAAAGCTTCAATTTTACAGACCAGGATTGGGCCGTAAGAGGAAACAGCAACTGCGATAGTATCTCCcagaattttattaacacaAATAAGTTAGATCAAATtattgagaaaataaaaaaatggaatgaacaaatttcaAACGATGTAAACTATATACAATGCCTATTTTGTGATAAGTATTTATTCAAAGTAGAAAATCATCACGATATGGACATACTGAACTCTTCGATAAACGAATCCAtcaggagagaaaaatatacttgTGCCATCtgcaaacataaaataaaaacgctaAGTAAATACAACGATGAGGTAAAAATTGGAGAGCAGGTTGACACACAGAAGGGGGAGTATTTTGAAGGCAAGTTAATGgatggtaaaaaatatatatctcaCAATGCAGAGGGTGTAGTagactttttaaaaacggaaaaattagaaaattcaCTTGACATCACTTGCTCTGGGAGCAATAAAATTCCCACCTCCATCCCAACGGACGCATCGCTAAGCAGTGATGTTCTTAAAAAGGGTGCCTACCACAgcggaagaaaaagtgaaagtgGAAATGCCCTCCGTGAAAACTGCCCTTTTGCTGCAAACTGCGGAATTGATGACCCTCCCCAGTTTGCTAAGGGTGGCCCCGAAAAGCAAGCGCATTCTTTTCACAACAGAAATTTAAGTTACCCCCGCggttttgccatttttgatGACACGGCTGGGAACGGTCCGCGTGGCAGCAACATGGATTCGGGCCTCTTCCATTTCGAGGAGGTCCACCCTAAAAGCGGCAGAGACAGCGACAGCGGCGAAGCTATTGACAGCAAAAGCACGGGAAGCAGTGGCGAAAACCTTATGCACACCTGCTCGGTAGACAACGAAATGACAATACAGGAACGGGGTAAATTCGACCAGATGGACGCAACTGAAGGACGCCAATTTGAACATACACATGGTGATGAGGATGATaatgatgatgaggatgatAATGAGGATGAGGATGCTAATGAGGATGATGATGCAGATGAGCAGGGTGACGCAGAACGCGGTGGAGTTACCtataaaaagggacaaaacaGATGGTGA